The nucleotide sequence AACGCTTGAGAGTGAAGCGAACATCTTGGTAGGTACAGATGTTGAAGCAATATTAGAAGCAACTCGAAAAGAAGTAAACCCGACGTATAAAGAAGTATTTGGCGATGCAAAGGCTTCTGAAAAAATTGTCCAAGCCATTCAACAATAAAGATCTACATCAGGGTAACGGGGGAAAATCATGTTTTTGACTTACGCAATGATCTGGCTGATCGTATTAGGAATATCAATAACCTTGTTTAAAAAAGCAGGGGGAAGTCTTTCCATTTTAAGACCTAATCTTCTTTCTCTTGTCTTTTATTACTCCTTATTCGTGTCCAGTTTTATAGGCAGTCTATTGATTGTGACGAAAACGGATCAGTTTTATATGATGCATAAGGTTCCGAATGATGAGTATCGGTTAATTGGGTTCATTCTAGTCTGTCTTGTCATGATCTTTCTCCCCTTAACTGTATTTTTACTTCAAAAATTAGTTGGTTTCAATGCAGCAAAGGAGTTTAACCACTATTTTGATAAACCGGTCGTTCTTCCTTTTACGAAAGAAAAAACAGAATTCTATGTTCTTTTTGCCGGTCTATCTACCATTTGTTTATTAGCAGTTGCCTATACGATGCTAAAATTAAACGCGATTCCTTTACTTGAACTAATAAAGGGCTCAAGTAATGCGGGTCAACTAAGAATTGAAGCTTCAAGAGGTTTTCAGGGAAATGTTCTTATCCGTAACATTTTTGCTATTGCCCTAACACCTATTTTATCGATTATCGCCTTTATTTTTGCTCATAAGACAAGAGAGCTAAAGTGGATTGTCCTTGCTGTTTTATTAATCGGCGCATCATTTGTGATCACTACTTATGATCTTTCAAAATCTCCGGTATTCTTTTATATGCTTAGCATGATTTTGACTGCCATTTACATTGGCTTTGTGCGCTTATCATATAAAAGAATCTTACTGATAGGGATAGTTGGGTTTGCATTATTGTTCGGTATGTATGCTGCTTTAGGTGCTAATCCTTCTTCCTTCTTATCCTATAATTCTGGACCGATAGGAAGAATGTTCTTGTCGCAGATCGCACCATTCTATATGCATCTTCAACTATTCGGCAACGGTTTTCCGTTTTTAGAAGGTAGCAGTTTCCCTGGCATTATTAATCAGATGTTTGACCAAGTGCACGCACGATCTGGACGTGTAGCTATGGGCTATTTTTATCCAGAAAAGGTAGAAGCGGGTACCGCAGGGGTGCTTAATACGCTCTTTATCGGAGAAGCTTATGCAAATTACTCCTATCCTGGAGTTATCATGTCTATTTTATATATGGGTATGTTTTTAGCTGTTATTTATATGATATTCCTTCGATTACCTAAAAACCCTGTTTTCTTGGGGATGTTTATCTATTTCACCATCAATATTCCAAGGTCCGTAGTTGGAGGTTTCTTTGATTTTATTTTCAATCCTCTTTGGATTATGATTTCCGTATTCGTCTTTTCTGTATACTTTGTAATCAAAGTCCGCATTGGAGTTATGGATTTCTTGAAAAATGGTAAAGGAGCAGGGCAATGAGTAACAAAGCAATTTTAGTTTATTTTCCATTCAAGTTAGCTGAAAAGGCGGACAGTGGTTCGAAATTACGTCCACTTGAAATGCTTAAAGCATTTAGACAATGGGGAAAAGAAGAAGATGTAGAGATTATTGAAATCAATGGAACTTCAGAAGAAAGAACAACAGCGTTTAATCAGTTAAAGTCAGAAGGAAAGCTTCAAAATCTTTGGTTTTGTTATGCTGAGAACCAAACAATCCCGATTTGGCTCACAGATCCTGGTCATAAACCGAAAAAGCCTTTTATTGATACCCAAGTATTTAAATTCTTAAAGGAACAAAATGTACCGATGGGC is from Fictibacillus sp. b24 and encodes:
- a CDS encoding O-antigen polymerase, with the protein product MFLTYAMIWLIVLGISITLFKKAGGSLSILRPNLLSLVFYYSLFVSSFIGSLLIVTKTDQFYMMHKVPNDEYRLIGFILVCLVMIFLPLTVFLLQKLVGFNAAKEFNHYFDKPVVLPFTKEKTEFYVLFAGLSTICLLAVAYTMLKLNAIPLLELIKGSSNAGQLRIEASRGFQGNVLIRNIFAIALTPILSIIAFIFAHKTRELKWIVLAVLLIGASFVITTYDLSKSPVFFYMLSMILTAIYIGFVRLSYKRILLIGIVGFALLFGMYAALGANPSSFLSYNSGPIGRMFLSQIAPFYMHLQLFGNGFPFLEGSSFPGIINQMFDQVHARSGRVAMGYFYPEKVEAGTAGVLNTLFIGEAYANYSYPGVIMSILYMGMFLAVIYMIFLRLPKNPVFLGMFIYFTINIPRSVVGGFFDFIFNPLWIMISVFVFSVYFVIKVRIGVMDFLKNGKGAGQ